Sequence from the Rhodococcus jostii RHA1 genome:
CGGGACCTGGGCGTCGCAGTTCTTCGCGACCATCGACAGCGACCGCTGCGCGAGGTTGCCGAGCTCGTTCGCCAGGTCGGCGTTGATCCGGGTGACGATGGCCTCGTGGCTGTAGCTGCCGTCCTGGCCGTAGGAGATTTCGCGGAGCAGGAAGAAGCGCACGGCGTCGAGGCCGTACTGCTCCACCATGGCGACGGGGTCGACGACGTTGCCGACCGACTTCGACATCTTCTCGCCCTTGTTGTAGAGGAATCCATGCACGAAGACGCGCTTCGGCAGTTCGATTCCCGCCGACATCAGGAACGCCGGCCAGTACACGGTGTGGAACCGGGTGATGTCCTTGCCGATGATGTGCAGGTTCGCCGGCCAGAACTTGCCGAACTGCTCGGAGTCGGTGTCCGGGTATCCGGCGCCGGTCAGGTAGTTGGTGAGCGCGTCCACCCACACGTACATCACGTGCTCGGGATGGTCGGGGACCGGAACGCCCCAGTCGAACGTCGTGCGGGAGATCGACAGGTCCTTCAGTCCGCCCTTGACGAAGCTGACGATCTCGTTGCGGCGAGTCGCGGGTGCGATGAAGTCGGGATTCTCCTCGTACAGCCGGAGCAGCTTGTCCTGGTACTCGGACAGCTTGAAGAAGTACGTGGACTCCTCCGTCCACTCGACCGGGGTGCCCGTCTCGGTGGACAGGCGTGAACCGTCGTCCTGCAGGGTGGTCTCGGCCTCGGTGTAGAACGCCTCGTCGCGGACCGAGTACCAGCCCGAGTACGTGTCGAGGTAGATGTCGCCGTTGTCGAGCATCCTCCGCCAGATCGCCTTGCTGGCTTCTTCGTGATCGGCATCCGTGGTGCGGATGAACCGGTCGAAGGAGATGTTCAACGTCTTGTCCATGGCCTCGAACACGTCCGAGTTCCGCGCGGCGAGCTCACGGACGTCGATGCCTTCCTTGGCCGCCGTCTGCTGCATCTTCAGGCCGTGCTCGTCGGTTCCCGTCATGAAGTAGACGTCGAACCCGTCCAGACGCTTGAAGCGTGCGAGGGCGTCCGAGGAGATGTACTCGTAGGCGTGGCCGATGTGCGGGACGCCGTTCGGGTACGCGATCGCCGTCGTCAGATAGAAAGGTGGCCGCGAGGCGGTGGAATCAGCAGCATTCATGGTGCGACCACTCTATCTGCGCGCCGCCGTTTCGTGACGCGCAGATTCGGGTTCTAGGCCTGCCCGGCGCCGTCCTCGTCGGTGACGGTGCGTGACTCGTACGCCGCGCGGGCCGACTTGTTCGTGGACCTGACCTGGTCGGGGACCATGCGGCGGATCGCGAAGTCGCGGGCGAACTGCGGAAAGACGGTGACCAGGCGCGCAAGCGGGCCGACGTACCGGGGGATGGTGACCTCGAACCGGGGGCGGTGGATCACCGCGACGACGGTCTTCGCGACGTCGGCCGGCGTCAGCAGTTTTGCCGCGCCCGTCGCCGTGCCGGCCGCGAGTTCGGTGTCGACGACAGCGGGCATGATCACCGAGATCTGCACGCCCGACCCGCGGAGTTCCTCGCGGACACCGGTCAGGTAACCGAGCACGCCGTGTTTCGTCGCGGCATACGTCGACTCGCCGGGGGGTGCGACCTTCGACGCCAGCGACGCCACCGTGACGATCTGGCCGCGGCCGCGCGCACGCATCGCCGGCGCCGCCAGTCTCACCCCGCGGATGACGCCGTGCAGGTTCACGGCGAGCTGCCGATCCGTCGCGGACTCGGGTTCCTCGTCGAACCTGCCGACCCACATCACGCCCGCGTTGTTGACGAGTACGTCGATCAGGCCCCAGTGGTCCTCGACGGCCGTGAGGAATGCCGCGAACGACGCGGTGTCGGTGACGTCCAGCTCGAGACCCTCCACCGTCCCGCCCGCCCGGCCGAGTTCGTCCGCCGTCCTGCGGGCGGCGGCGCCGTCGACGTCGCCGATCGCGACCCGGGCGCCGGCCAGTGCCAGCTGTCGGGCGACCTCCCTCCCGATTCCCCTCGCGCCACCGGTCACCGCGATCACGCGGCCGTTCATCGAGCTCGAAGTCATGGACACGGCTCCCTCCCCGTCCGGGAGAAAGTACCGCATGTGACACGTGCGGCGGCGGCGTCGACAATGTCCGCATGAGCAAAGACCGTCCCGCCCCGGAAGCCCCCGCGCCGCTGTTCCCGCTCGTCGACTCGCACACCCACCTCGACGCGTGTGGTGCCTCGGACGCCGCGAGCGTCACGGCGATCGTCGACCGGGCCGCCGCGGTCGGGGTGGAGCGGGTGGTCACGGTGGCCGACGACCTGGCGGCCGCGCAGTTCGCCGTCGATGCGGCCCACTGGGATCCCCGCGTCTACGCGGCCGTGGCCATCCACCCCACCCGGGCGAACGTGCTCGACGACGCGACCCGGGCGGAGATCGAGCGACTTGCCGGTGATCCTCGGGTGGTCGCGGTGGGAGAGACGGGACTCGACTTCTACTGGCCCGGGAAACTCGACGGCTGCGCCACGGTCCCCGAGCAGACCGAGGGCTTCCGCTGGCACATCGACCTCGCGAAGCGGCTCGGCAAGACGCTGATGATCCACAACCGGGAGGCCGATCAGGCGCTGCTGCAGGTGCTGCGTGAGGAGGGTGCGCCGGAGACGGTGATCTTTCACTGCTTCTCCTCGGACGCCGAGATGGCGCGCGAGTGCGTCGACGCCGGTTACGTCCTCAGCTTCTCCGGCACCGTCAGCTTCAAGAACGCGAAGGCCCTGCGGGAAGCGGCCCCGCTGGTGCCATCGGATCAGTTGATCGTCGAGACGGATGCGCCGTTCCTCACTCCGCACCCGTTCCGGGGCGCTCCCAACGAGCCGTACTGCCTCCCGTACACGGTCCGGGCGCTCGCCGAGATCCGTGGCGAGGATCCGGACGACCTGGCGAAGGCGTCCACCGCGACCGCCGAGCGCGTGTACGGCCTCCGGCCCGTGAGTGGTTGACGAGTCCCTGGACTCGTCAACCACTCACGGGGCCGAAGGCCCTATGTTGAAGTTTCAAGTTAGAGAACTTAGGATCGCTGCTTGTTCAACTAACGGTCGTCCCGGTCGCGCGGGGACACCACGATGAAAGGCACATCCATGAACAACCCCGCAGTTCGAAGCCTGGGAATCCTCGTCGCCCGCGTGGGCATCGGCGTCATCTTCCTCGCCCACGGCTGGCAGAAGGCCTTCACCAACGGACTCGACGGCACGACCGCCGGCTTCGAGGCCATGGGAGTTCCGCTTCCCGGCGTCTCGGCGTTCCTCGCGACGTGGATCGAGCTGATCGGCGGAATCGCGCTCATCGTCGGGGCGGCCGTCCCGATCTTCGGCATCCTGCTCTTCCTCGACATGGTCGGCGCCTTCTTCCTCGTGCACGTCGACAAGGGAATCTTCGCCAGCGAGGGCGGCTACGAGCTGGTGCTGGCTCTGGGAGTCGGCTCGCTGCTGCTCGCCGTCGTCGGATCGGGCCGGTTCGGCGTCGACGGACTGCTCGGCCACAAGGTTCCGTGGGTTGCGAAGGAACGCGCCACCGTCTGACCCCATGTAAGTGGCGAAGCGTGCCCCGGCACGCTTCGCCACTCACGTGTCAGAGGACCTTGTTCAGGAAGTCCTGGGTGCGGGACTGCTGCGGGTCGCCGAAGATCTGCTCCGGAGTGCCCTCCTCCACCACGTAACCGTCGGCCATGAAGATCACCCGGTCGGACACCTCGCGGGCGAAGCCCATCTCGTGCGTGACCACGACCATCGTCATGCCACCCTTCGCGAGGTCGCGCAGAACCTGCAGCACCTCGCCCACCATCTCGGGGTCCAGGGCGCTGGTCGCCTCGTCGAACAGCATGATGTCCGGGTTCATCGCCAGGGCCCGCGCGATCGCGACGCGCTGCTTCTGCCCACCGGACAGGTTCGCCGGCTTCGCGTCCGCCTTCTCCGCCAACCCGACCTGCTCGAGCAGCCGGACCGCCGTCGCCCGCGCCTCCTCCTTGGAGGCCCGCTTGGTCTGCACGGGCGCGAGCATCACGTTCTCGATCGCCGTCATATGCGGGAACAAGTTGAAGTGCTGGAAGACCATGCCGATGTGCTGACGCACCCGGTCGATGTCGATCTTCTTGTCGCTCACGTCGAACCCGTCGACCACGACCTTGCCGTCCGTGATGTCCTCGAGCCGGTTGAGGCAGCGCAGGAACGTGCTCTTGCCGGAGCCCGACGGCCCGATCACGCAGACCACTTCACCGCTCGCGATGTCGACGTCGAGGCCCTTGAGGACCTCGTTGTCGCCGAACGACTTCTTCAGACCCTTCACCCGGATCTTCGGGTCGGCGGTCTCGGCCTTGTTCTCTGTCACCGGTGTCTCGGTCACTTGTTGATCCTCTTCTCGAGCCGGTTCGACAGCTTCGTCAACGCCATGATGATGATGAAATACATCACGCCGATGATCAGCCACATGTTGAAGGACTGGAAGTTGCGGGCGATGATGA
This genomic interval carries:
- the metG gene encoding methionine--tRNA ligase yields the protein MNAADSTASRPPFYLTTAIAYPNGVPHIGHAYEYISSDALARFKRLDGFDVYFMTGTDEHGLKMQQTAAKEGIDVRELAARNSDVFEAMDKTLNISFDRFIRTTDADHEEASKAIWRRMLDNGDIYLDTYSGWYSVRDEAFYTEAETTLQDDGSRLSTETGTPVEWTEESTYFFKLSEYQDKLLRLYEENPDFIAPATRRNEIVSFVKGGLKDLSISRTTFDWGVPVPDHPEHVMYVWVDALTNYLTGAGYPDTDSEQFGKFWPANLHIIGKDITRFHTVYWPAFLMSAGIELPKRVFVHGFLYNKGEKMSKSVGNVVDPVAMVEQYGLDAVRFFLLREISYGQDGSYSHEAIVTRINADLANELGNLAQRSLSMVAKNCDAQVPTPGELTEDDTAMLAQADALLGRVRAEYDVQALHLALEAIWSVLGETNRYFSKQEPWVLRKTDPERMATVLYVTLEVVRIVGILVQPVMPDAAEKILDLLGQKADARQFSDLSTRIVAGTPLPAPSGVFPRYVED
- a CDS encoding SDR family oxidoreductase; translation: MRYFLPDGEGAVSMTSSSMNGRVIAVTGGARGIGREVARQLALAGARVAIGDVDGAAARRTADELGRAGGTVEGLELDVTDTASFAAFLTAVEDHWGLIDVLVNNAGVMWVGRFDEEPESATDRQLAVNLHGVIRGVRLAAPAMRARGRGQIVTVASLASKVAPPGESTYAATKHGVLGYLTGVREELRGSGVQISVIMPAVVDTELAAGTATGAAKLLTPADVAKTVVAVIHRPRFEVTIPRYVGPLARLVTVFPQFARDFAIRRMVPDQVRSTNKSARAAYESRTVTDEDGAGQA
- a CDS encoding TatD family hydrolase, whose amino-acid sequence is MSKDRPAPEAPAPLFPLVDSHTHLDACGASDAASVTAIVDRAAAVGVERVVTVADDLAAAQFAVDAAHWDPRVYAAVAIHPTRANVLDDATRAEIERLAGDPRVVAVGETGLDFYWPGKLDGCATVPEQTEGFRWHIDLAKRLGKTLMIHNREADQALLQVLREEGAPETVIFHCFSSDAEMARECVDAGYVLSFSGTVSFKNAKALREAAPLVPSDQLIVETDAPFLTPHPFRGAPNEPYCLPYTVRALAEIRGEDPDDLAKASTATAERVYGLRPVSG
- a CDS encoding DoxX family protein encodes the protein MNNPAVRSLGILVARVGIGVIFLAHGWQKAFTNGLDGTTAGFEAMGVPLPGVSAFLATWIELIGGIALIVGAAVPIFGILLFLDMVGAFFLVHVDKGIFASEGGYELVLALGVGSLLLAVVGSGRFGVDGLLGHKVPWVAKERATV
- a CDS encoding amino acid ABC transporter ATP-binding protein, which codes for MTETPVTENKAETADPKIRVKGLKKSFGDNEVLKGLDVDIASGEVVCVIGPSGSGKSTFLRCLNRLEDITDGKVVVDGFDVSDKKIDIDRVRQHIGMVFQHFNLFPHMTAIENVMLAPVQTKRASKEEARATAVRLLEQVGLAEKADAKPANLSGGQKQRVAIARALAMNPDIMLFDEATSALDPEMVGEVLQVLRDLAKGGMTMVVVTHEMGFAREVSDRVIFMADGYVVEEGTPEQIFGDPQQSRTQDFLNKVL